The following are encoded in a window of Rubritalea squalenifaciens DSM 18772 genomic DNA:
- a CDS encoding chondroitinase family polysaccharide lyase, whose amino-acid sequence MCITVVPAVAQSNAVYSFEHGGDNKFESLAGIKTEVVADEAVHGKQSLKFSWGQQGGSAIWPEKIQTGNRRDKGFMQTSVFNTWLYHPGEASDEKLRFSFGRNGDQEADCWFDVKLNFTGWQIVMMPYNRMSGKESAEMDWMQLTAPISGEAGEVLIDNLLPWTYFDRRFAYSDAAYRFTREDEHSRFGNDGHKSFYLQGIKEVEPMVLTKQQEALIEKLEMRMEKSGVGGGGYNLENLRKEYQAYQIKVVDSDVKGRHVAVGIGHDVYKYTKLSEEMTKGHLSIGKTGKFLLRLARAWHAAKGKDKEEIESMYVNLTRLMLKSGFRCGHSHGTLHHFGYASREYYLASYLVRGMLEEHGLRDAVAKNLQWLNFAHFCFDPRAPHRYSDMDYINTMARSQLIAILMTENPGETYRVLEQWTKTLSQAITHDEHTTHDGFKEDGTAFHHWGHYPAYETGAVASAATLFEFFADTPFRLSEEAYKHFGKALLALRFTSNRYSWPRTLSGRHPFSQGGISGLKGAYLTFAKSGTPDGSESLDKQFASVALRLNEAARKDYPEVQPEGDPEGHLVQPYAGLSAHRRGDWLAVARCFSRYVWSGETYGKVNRYARYQSHGVLEILPPGGLTASGVSEDGWDWARPPGATVTHVPVDALPFEKTIVMPSSNETFVGGVNHRNRNGVFAAQLSEKKEKDYTGLKAKKSYHFFDDLIVAVGSDIQGASEKYPVETVLFQQSLEDVSKPVELNTEAFSDFPWQKEVTSGGVVRDLLGNVYWLPEGAALKMRKQHQKSRYHYGTRGKGSGFDLTDDQNPPTEGDYAVAWIDHGVMPKKGSYHYAILVQPDEKKSAKFYSNKNEQPYKLQQQDELAHIVEKGNLKSYALFKSGPVEDDLLKGVSCPSILMVERGEGGIELSFCDPDLRLPGNSGGSIDGEMWVPAGNGPEVMEQTLMLAGSYQAENTSDIKVELLPDSKGTKVTFKTRRGRTYSVSLQRLK is encoded by the coding sequence ATGTGTATTACAGTTGTTCCAGCTGTAGCTCAGAGCAATGCCGTGTATTCCTTTGAGCATGGGGGAGATAATAAATTTGAATCACTGGCTGGGATAAAGACGGAGGTTGTTGCTGATGAAGCAGTGCATGGCAAGCAAAGCTTGAAGTTCAGCTGGGGGCAACAAGGTGGCAGTGCTATTTGGCCTGAGAAGATCCAGACGGGGAATCGTAGGGATAAAGGATTCATGCAAACCAGTGTGTTTAATACCTGGCTGTACCACCCAGGTGAGGCAAGTGATGAGAAGCTGCGTTTTAGTTTCGGGCGCAATGGAGATCAAGAAGCGGACTGTTGGTTTGATGTAAAACTGAACTTCACAGGCTGGCAAATCGTGATGATGCCTTACAATCGTATGTCCGGCAAAGAGTCTGCAGAGATGGATTGGATGCAGCTTACAGCCCCTATTTCTGGCGAAGCGGGAGAGGTGCTGATAGATAATCTACTTCCATGGACTTATTTCGATCGCCGCTTTGCATATTCAGACGCTGCTTATCGTTTTACCAGAGAGGATGAACATTCCCGCTTCGGTAATGATGGACACAAGTCGTTTTATCTTCAGGGGATCAAGGAGGTGGAACCAATGGTTCTTACAAAGCAACAGGAAGCATTGATCGAGAAGCTGGAGATGCGCATGGAGAAGAGTGGAGTCGGTGGGGGTGGCTACAATCTGGAAAATTTGAGGAAGGAATATCAGGCATATCAAATCAAGGTAGTCGATAGTGATGTGAAGGGGCGCCATGTGGCGGTGGGGATTGGGCATGATGTTTACAAGTATACCAAGTTGTCCGAGGAGATGACTAAGGGGCATCTGAGCATCGGCAAGACGGGTAAGTTCTTGCTTCGACTAGCGCGGGCCTGGCATGCGGCAAAGGGAAAAGATAAAGAAGAGATAGAGAGCATGTACGTGAACCTCACTAGGTTGATGCTCAAGTCTGGCTTCCGCTGTGGTCACTCCCATGGGACACTGCACCATTTTGGCTATGCCTCCAGAGAGTATTACTTGGCGAGCTACCTTGTTAGAGGGATGCTGGAAGAGCATGGCTTGCGTGATGCCGTGGCGAAGAATTTGCAGTGGCTTAACTTTGCTCATTTCTGTTTCGATCCTCGTGCGCCTCATCGTTATTCGGACATGGATTACATCAATACGATGGCCCGCTCCCAGCTGATTGCGATTCTCATGACTGAAAATCCAGGTGAAACCTATAGGGTGTTAGAGCAGTGGACAAAGACCTTGAGTCAAGCGATTACTCATGACGAGCACACTACACATGACGGATTCAAAGAGGATGGTACGGCATTTCACCACTGGGGTCATTATCCAGCATATGAGACGGGGGCAGTCGCCAGTGCAGCAACGCTTTTTGAGTTCTTTGCTGATACACCATTCCGCTTGAGTGAGGAGGCATACAAGCATTTTGGGAAAGCTCTACTCGCACTCAGGTTCACGAGTAATCGATATAGTTGGCCAAGAACGCTGAGTGGGCGTCACCCATTCTCGCAAGGTGGAATCAGTGGGCTTAAAGGTGCTTACCTTACTTTTGCCAAGTCAGGTACACCCGATGGAAGCGAGTCACTGGATAAGCAATTTGCCAGTGTGGCTTTGAGGCTCAACGAGGCTGCGCGTAAAGATTATCCAGAGGTCCAGCCTGAAGGAGATCCTGAAGGGCATTTGGTTCAGCCCTATGCAGGCTTGAGTGCTCACCGCAGAGGTGACTGGCTGGCGGTTGCTCGTTGCTTTAGCCGCTATGTCTGGTCAGGGGAAACCTATGGCAAGGTGAACCGATATGCGCGTTATCAGAGTCATGGTGTGTTAGAAATCTTGCCTCCTGGTGGATTGACGGCTTCAGGTGTAAGCGAGGATGGCTGGGACTGGGCGCGACCTCCCGGTGCCACGGTCACCCATGTGCCGGTGGATGCATTGCCTTTTGAAAAGACGATCGTGATGCCTAGTTCGAATGAAACTTTTGTTGGTGGTGTTAATCATCGTAACCGGAACGGAGTCTTTGCCGCACAGCTTAGTGAGAAGAAGGAGAAGGACTACACCGGACTTAAAGCGAAGAAGAGCTACCACTTCTTTGACGACCTCATCGTGGCAGTAGGTAGCGATATCCAAGGAGCCAGTGAGAAATATCCTGTAGAGACAGTGCTGTTCCAGCAATCTTTGGAGGATGTATCCAAACCGGTTGAACTGAATACCGAAGCATTCAGTGATTTTCCATGGCAGAAAGAGGTGACATCAGGAGGTGTAGTTAGAGACTTGCTCGGTAATGTCTATTGGCTTCCAGAGGGTGCAGCTCTCAAAATGAGGAAGCAGCATCAGAAGTCTCGTTATCACTACGGAACGAGGGGTAAAGGTTCTGGCTTTGATTTGACGGATGACCAGAACCCACCGACTGAAGGAGACTATGCTGTGGCATGGATTGATCACGGAGTCATGCCGAAAAAGGGAAGCTACCACTATGCTATCCTGGTGCAGCCTGATGAGAAAAAATCAGCGAAGTTCTATTCTAACAAAAATGAGCAGCCTTATAAGCTTCAACAGCAGGACGAGTTGGCGCATATCGTTGAAAAAGGAAACCTGAAGTCCTATGCCTTGTTCAAGTCAGGTCCTGTAGAGGATGATTTGCTTAAAGGGGTCAGCTGCCCTTCCATTTTGATGGTTGAGAGGGGAGAAGGCGGCATTGAATTGAGTTTCTGTGATCCGGATTTACGCCTGCCGGGTAACTCAGGTGGAAGCATTGATGGTGAGATGTGGGTGCCAGCTGGCAATGGTCCAGAGGTGATGGAGCAGACCCTCATGCTGGCGGGTAGCTACCAAGCCGAGAATACCAGTGATATCAAGGTGGAGCTTCTCCCTGACAGCAAAGGAACCAAGGTCACGTTCAAGACCAGACGCGGACGAACCTATTCTGTTAGCCTCCAGCGCTTAAAATAG
- the rsfS gene encoding ribosome silencing factor, translating into MTKVEGIELAKACALAADENKAEDIKIIDVRGLSTLTDFMVICSGNSMPHLKAVLRDTEGLVIERHGVKPYKTEGRAETKWVVLDYVDVMVHVMHEDMRTLYGLEELWGDGKDVQWQEEPASEE; encoded by the coding sequence ATGACAAAGGTAGAAGGTATCGAACTGGCCAAGGCATGTGCACTGGCCGCTGACGAAAACAAAGCTGAGGACATCAAGATCATTGATGTGCGTGGCCTGTCTACGTTGACTGATTTCATGGTGATTTGCTCCGGTAATTCCATGCCGCACCTCAAGGCTGTCCTGCGTGACACCGAAGGGCTCGTAATTGAGCGCCACGGGGTGAAACCCTACAAGACCGAAGGGCGTGCCGAAACTAAGTGGGTGGTCCTAGACTACGTGGATGTCATGGTGCATGTGATGCATGAAGACATGCGTACTCTTTACGGACTCGAGGAGCTTTGGGGCGACGGCAAGGATGTCCAGTGGCAGGAAGAACCAGCAAGTGAGGAGTAA